A genomic region of Mycobacterium senriense contains the following coding sequences:
- a CDS encoding arylamine N-acetyltransferase family protein — translation MTLDLDGYFDRINYRGAPEPTLEVLQELMTAHTGSIPFENLDPLMGVPVDDLSPEALTDKLVRRRRGGYCYEQNGLMGYVLTEIGFRVRRLAGRVVWMLPPDTPLGAQTHTVLAVTFPGSQGSFLVDVGFGGQTLTSPIRFQTGNTQQTTHEPYRLNDRGDGLVLQALVRDEWQPLYIFGTNTVPQVDLRVGSWYVSTHPSSIFVTGLMVARTTEDARYNLAGRNLTIHRADGSEKIRLDDAAAVVDVLGERFGIDLTGIGDRGALEARIAQVLDA, via the coding sequence ATGACGCTGGACCTGGATGGGTACTTCGACCGCATCAACTACCGCGGCGCCCCCGAGCCGACCCTCGAGGTGCTGCAGGAGCTGATGACCGCGCACACGGGGTCGATTCCGTTCGAGAACCTCGACCCGCTGATGGGGGTGCCGGTCGACGACCTGAGTCCGGAAGCCCTGACCGACAAGCTGGTCCGCCGTCGCCGCGGCGGTTACTGCTACGAGCAGAACGGCCTAATGGGGTACGTGCTGACCGAGATCGGGTTTCGGGTGCGGCGGTTGGCCGGCCGGGTGGTCTGGATGCTACCGCCCGACACGCCGCTGGGCGCCCAGACGCACACGGTGCTGGCGGTGACGTTCCCGGGATCGCAGGGTTCATTCCTGGTCGACGTCGGGTTCGGTGGCCAGACCCTGACCTCACCCATTCGCTTTCAGACCGGGAACACCCAGCAGACCACGCACGAGCCGTACCGGCTCAACGACCGCGGCGACGGCCTGGTCCTGCAAGCCCTGGTCCGCGACGAGTGGCAACCCCTGTACATCTTCGGCACGAACACCGTGCCGCAGGTCGATCTGCGGGTCGGCAGCTGGTACGTGTCCACGCACCCGTCCTCGATCTTCGTGACCGGCCTGATGGTCGCGCGGACCACCGAGGACGCCCGCTACAACCTGGCCGGGCGCAACCTGACCATCCACCGCGCCGACGGCAGCGAGAAGATCCGTTTGGACGACGCGGCGGCGGTCGTCGACGTGCTCGGTGAGCGGTTCGGCATCGACCTGACGGGCATCGGCGACCGCGGTGCGCTCGAGGCGCGCATCGCGCAGGTGCTCGACGCGTAG
- a CDS encoding pyridoxal phosphate-dependent aminotransferase has protein sequence MTDRVSLRAGIPPFYVMDVWLAAAERQRSHGDLVNLSAGQPSVGAPEPVRAAAAAAVHSNELGYSVSLGTPELRAAIAADYQRQHGLDVEPDAVVITTGSSGGFLLTFLACFDVGDRVALASPGYPCYRNILSALGCEVVEIPCGPETRFQPTAQMLAELDPPVQGVIVASPANPTGTVIEPAELAAIASWCDATGARLISDEVYHGLVYEGAPQTSCAWQTSRNAVVVNSFSKYYAMTGWRLGWLLVPPELRRAVDCLTGNFTICPPVLSQLAAVAAFTPEATAEADGHLHHYATNRSLVLNGLRSIGIERLAPTDGAFYVYADVSEFTDDSMEFCSKLLAETGVAIAPGIDFDTTRGNSYVRLSFAGPTNDIEEAMRRLGPWLSAR, from the coding sequence GTGACCGACCGTGTCTCGCTGCGCGCCGGCATCCCCCCGTTTTATGTGATGGATGTCTGGCTGGCGGCCGCGGAACGCCAGCGCAGCCACGGCGACCTGGTCAACCTGTCGGCGGGCCAGCCCAGCGTGGGGGCGCCCGAGCCGGTCCGAGCGGCCGCGGCCGCCGCCGTGCATTCCAACGAGCTGGGTTACTCGGTGTCGTTGGGCACCCCCGAGCTCCGCGCCGCGATCGCCGCGGACTATCAGCGCCAGCACGGGCTCGACGTCGAACCGGACGCGGTGGTTATCACCACGGGCTCCTCGGGCGGCTTCCTGCTCACCTTCCTGGCGTGCTTCGACGTCGGTGACCGGGTGGCGCTGGCCAGCCCCGGCTACCCGTGCTACCGAAATATCTTGTCCGCGTTGGGCTGCGAGGTGGTGGAGATCCCCTGCGGCCCCGAGACGCGTTTCCAGCCGACCGCGCAGATGCTGGCCGAGCTCGACCCGCCGGTGCAGGGGGTCATCGTGGCGAGCCCGGCCAATCCGACGGGCACCGTCATCGAGCCGGCAGAGCTGGCCGCCATCGCGTCCTGGTGCGACGCGACAGGTGCGCGGCTGATCAGCGACGAGGTCTACCACGGTCTGGTCTACGAAGGGGCACCGCAGACCAGTTGTGCGTGGCAGACATCGCGAAATGCCGTGGTGGTCAACAGCTTTTCCAAGTACTACGCGATGACCGGCTGGCGGCTGGGCTGGCTGCTGGTGCCCCCCGAGCTGCGCCGCGCGGTGGATTGCCTCACCGGGAACTTCACCATCTGCCCGCCCGTGCTGTCCCAACTCGCCGCGGTGGCGGCCTTCACCCCGGAGGCCACCGCCGAAGCCGACGGCCACCTGCATCACTACGCGACCAATCGCTCGCTGGTGCTGAACGGGCTGCGCAGCATCGGCATCGAACGCCTGGCACCGACCGACGGCGCCTTCTACGTGTACGCCGACGTCTCGGAGTTCACCGACGACTCGATGGAGTTCTGTTCAAAGTTGTTGGCAGAGACCGGTGTTGCGATCGCACCGGGCATCGACTTCGACACCACGCGCGGGAATTCGTACGTCCGGCTGTCCTTCGCGGGGCCGACGAACGACATCGAGGAAGCGATGCGGCGCCTGGGTCCCTGGCTCTCGGCCCGCTAG
- the ipdE2 gene encoding acyl-CoA dehydrogenase IpdE2 translates to MTEERELLRETVAALVAKHAGPAAVRAAMESDRGYDESLWQLLCEQVGAAALVIPEELGGAGGELADAAAVLQELGRALVPSPLLGTTLAELALLSATEPDAATLEDLAEGASIGALVLDADYVVNGDVADVVVAVEDGKVSRWTRFGAEAVTTMDPTRRLARLTAEETESIGTDPGLADRAAVLLAAEQIGAAERCLELTVGYAKDRVQFGRPIGSFQALKHRMADLYVIVAAAKTVVADACDDPTSTNAAAARLAATEALNTVAAEGIQLHGGIAITWEHDMHLYFKRAHGSAHLLESSQDLLKRLASEVLKTP, encoded by the coding sequence ATGACTGAAGAACGCGAGCTACTCCGCGAGACCGTCGCCGCCCTGGTGGCCAAGCACGCCGGCCCGGCGGCCGTGCGTGCGGCCATGGAGTCCGACCGCGGCTACGACGAATCACTGTGGCAGCTGCTGTGCGAGCAGGTCGGCGCGGCGGCCCTGGTGATACCCGAGGAGTTGGGCGGTGCGGGCGGCGAATTGGCCGATGCCGCAGCCGTTTTGCAGGAGCTCGGCCGCGCCCTGGTGCCCTCCCCGCTGCTGGGCACCACGCTGGCCGAGCTGGCGCTGTTGAGCGCGACCGAGCCGGACGCCGCGACGCTGGAAGACCTCGCCGAGGGCGCCTCGATCGGCGCCCTGGTGCTCGATGCCGACTACGTGGTGAACGGTGATGTCGCGGACGTCGTGGTCGCCGTCGAGGACGGCAAGGTGAGCAGGTGGACGCGGTTCGGTGCGGAGGCCGTCACCACCATGGACCCCACCCGGCGGCTGGCGCGACTGACGGCCGAGGAGACCGAGTCGATCGGCACCGACCCGGGTCTGGCGGACAGGGCGGCCGTCCTGCTGGCCGCCGAGCAGATCGGGGCCGCCGAGCGCTGTTTGGAACTGACCGTCGGATACGCCAAGGACCGAGTGCAATTCGGCCGGCCGATCGGCAGCTTCCAGGCCCTCAAGCATCGGATGGCCGACCTGTACGTCATCGTCGCCGCCGCGAAGACCGTCGTCGCCGACGCTTGCGATGATCCCACTTCCACCAACGCTGCCGCCGCCCGCCTGGCCGCCACCGAAGCGCTGAACACGGTGGCCGCCGAGGGCATCCAGCTGCACGGCGGCATCGCGATCACCTGGGAGCACGACATGCACCTGTACTTCAAGCGCGCCCACGGCAGTGCGCATCTGCTGGAGTCGTCGCAAGATTTGCTTAAGCGCCTGGCATCCGAGGTACTCAAGACGCCGTGA
- a CDS encoding acyl-CoA dehydrogenase family protein — MKFALDEQQRDFAASIDAALGAADLPGAVRAWSAGDTAPGRKVWEQLANLGVTALAVPEKFDGIEAHSVDLVVAIERLGRWCVPGPVAESIAVAPVLLAEDERCAGLASGELIATVALPPQTPRAVDADVAGLVLLAGQDGVTEATAGEVHESVDPSRKLSDVSATGAAWQADVKRAYEFGALATAAQLIGAAEALRDGAVDYAKQRTQFGRVIGSYQAIKHKLADVHIAIELARPLVYGAALTMDPRDVSAAKAAASEAGLLAARSALQTHGAIGFTQEHDLSLLLLRVQALRSAWGTPAGHRRRVLEAL, encoded by the coding sequence GTGAAATTTGCGCTAGACGAACAGCAGCGTGACTTCGCGGCCAGCATCGACGCCGCGCTCGGCGCCGCGGATCTGCCCGGCGCGGTGCGCGCGTGGTCCGCGGGCGATACCGCACCGGGCCGCAAGGTGTGGGAGCAGCTGGCCAACCTCGGCGTCACCGCCCTGGCCGTCCCGGAGAAATTCGACGGCATCGAGGCCCATTCGGTCGATCTCGTCGTCGCCATCGAGCGCCTCGGGCGTTGGTGCGTGCCGGGACCGGTGGCCGAATCCATCGCCGTGGCACCGGTATTGCTTGCCGAAGACGAGCGCTGCGCGGGATTGGCGTCCGGTGAGCTGATCGCCACCGTCGCGCTGCCGCCGCAGACGCCGCGTGCGGTCGACGCCGACGTTGCCGGCCTGGTGCTGCTGGCCGGCCAGGACGGCGTCACCGAGGCGACAGCGGGTGAGGTCCACGAGTCCGTCGACCCCAGCCGGAAGCTCTCCGACGTGTCCGCGACGGGGGCGGCGTGGCAGGCAGACGTCAAGCGCGCCTACGAATTCGGCGCACTGGCCACCGCGGCCCAGCTGATCGGTGCGGCCGAGGCGCTGCGCGACGGCGCGGTCGACTACGCCAAGCAGCGCACCCAGTTCGGCCGGGTGATCGGCTCGTATCAGGCGATCAAGCACAAGCTCGCCGACGTGCACATCGCCATCGAACTGGCCCGGCCGCTGGTCTACGGCGCGGCGTTGACGATGGACCCGCGGGATGTCAGCGCCGCCAAGGCGGCCGCATCCGAGGCGGGGCTGCTGGCGGCGCGGTCGGCGTTGCAGACCCACGGCGCAATCGGTTTCACCCAGGAACACGACCTGTCGCTGTTGCTGCTGCGCGTGCAGGCATTGCGGTCGGCCTGGGGAACGCCGGCGGGACATCGGCGGCGAGTGCTGGAGGCGCTATGA
- a CDS encoding acyl-CoA dehydrogenase family protein, producing MDLDLDEDTLAFRAEVREFLSANADSIPTKSYDNTEGFDQHRQWDRVLFDAGLSVINWPKKYGGRDAPLLHWVVFEEEYFRAGAPGRASANGTSMLAPTLFAHGTEEQRMRILPKMASGEEIWAQAWSEPESGSDLASLRSTATQTDGGWLLNGQKIWSSRAPFAERGFGLFRSDPGAERHNGLTYFMFDLKAKGVTVRPIVQLGGDTGFGEIFLDDVFVPDEDVIGTPHEGWRAAMSTSSNERGMSLRSPARFLATAERLVQLWKDSGSPDAFADRVADGWIKAQAYRLQTFGTVTRLALGGELGAESSVTKVFWSDLDVELHQTALDLLAADGELTGRWTEGLLFALGGPIYAGTNEIQRNIISERLLGLPREKSGGKK from the coding sequence ATGGATCTGGACCTCGATGAAGACACCCTGGCCTTCCGGGCCGAGGTGCGGGAATTCCTGTCGGCCAACGCCGATTCGATCCCGACGAAGTCGTACGACAACACCGAAGGCTTCGACCAGCACCGGCAGTGGGACCGCGTGCTGTTCGACGCCGGGCTCTCGGTGATCAACTGGCCGAAGAAGTACGGGGGCCGTGACGCGCCGTTGCTGCACTGGGTGGTGTTCGAGGAGGAGTACTTCCGGGCCGGCGCGCCGGGCCGGGCCAGCGCCAACGGCACCTCGATGCTGGCACCGACGCTGTTCGCACACGGCACCGAGGAACAGCGGATGCGCATCCTGCCGAAAATGGCCAGCGGCGAGGAGATTTGGGCGCAGGCGTGGTCGGAGCCCGAGTCCGGCAGCGACCTGGCGTCGCTGCGGTCCACCGCCACCCAGACCGACGGCGGCTGGCTGCTCAACGGGCAGAAGATCTGGAGCTCGCGGGCACCGTTCGCCGAGCGCGGTTTTGGGCTGTTCCGCTCCGATCCCGGCGCCGAGCGGCACAACGGGCTGACCTACTTCATGTTCGACCTGAAGGCCAAGGGCGTCACGGTGCGGCCCATCGTCCAGCTGGGCGGCGACACCGGGTTCGGCGAGATCTTCCTCGATGACGTGTTCGTGCCCGACGAGGACGTGATCGGCACCCCGCACGAGGGCTGGCGCGCGGCCATGAGCACGTCGAGCAACGAGCGCGGCATGTCATTGCGCAGCCCGGCCCGCTTCCTGGCCACCGCGGAGCGGCTGGTGCAGCTGTGGAAGGACAGCGGCTCACCCGACGCGTTCGCCGACCGGGTCGCCGACGGCTGGATCAAGGCCCAGGCCTACCGGCTGCAGACCTTCGGCACGGTGACGCGGCTGGCGCTCGGCGGCGAGCTGGGCGCCGAATCGTCGGTGACCAAGGTGTTCTGGTCTGACCTCGACGTCGAACTGCACCAGACCGCGCTCGACCTGCTCGCCGCGGACGGCGAGCTCACCGGCCGCTGGACCGAGGGCCTGCTGTTCGCGTTGGGTGGCCCGATCTACGCCGGCACCAACGAGATTCAGCGCAACATCATCTCCGAGCGGTTGCTGGGCCTGCCGCGCGAGAAGTCCGGGGGCAAGAAGTGA